A single window of uncultured Methanospirillum sp. DNA harbors:
- a CDS encoding ABC transporter substrate-binding protein: MMADQTAGQATHTVTDMAGRTVAVPTSVNNILALYGPAYEKIVILNAEDKIGMCADFHKTHASWAHVIYKHLDSLPAFSNPTTPNVEDVLKENPDVVFYFGNDKNTQKMESLNIPVICSTGNTTKLESLKDSLRLYGKVLGSEASERAEEYCTYFDEKLKSVLSKTSSITDKDKPKVYVTSGIPLRTRSINSVMGDTVTKAGGDYVAKDIVNATATINPEQLVAWNPDIIIIDHAPDLPDPSASSTSNTPNAQAVKEEFMSKPEFQNINAVKNNQVYICPMGAFFWDAGQQGILQLEWMAHIFHPELFKDLDLNKEVKDFYSKFFNYDLSDDQLKRIMNHELPENAKDYGY; this comes from the coding sequence ATGATGGCAGATCAGACTGCCGGACAAGCGACCCACACAGTTACCGATATGGCTGGAAGAACCGTAGCGGTGCCAACTTCGGTAAACAACATTCTGGCATTATACGGGCCTGCGTATGAAAAAATTGTGATCCTGAATGCTGAAGATAAAATTGGGATGTGTGCCGACTTTCATAAGACACATGCTTCATGGGCACATGTTATTTATAAACACCTTGATTCATTACCTGCTTTCAGTAACCCAACAACTCCGAATGTTGAGGATGTATTAAAGGAAAATCCGGACGTTGTATTCTACTTTGGAAATGACAAAAACACCCAGAAGATGGAGAGTCTTAACATTCCAGTCATCTGCTCCACTGGAAATACAACTAAGCTTGAATCTCTGAAGGATTCACTCCGATTATATGGAAAAGTATTGGGATCTGAAGCATCAGAGCGTGCCGAGGAGTACTGTACGTACTTTGATGAAAAACTAAAGAGTGTCCTCTCAAAAACATCTTCAATTACTGATAAGGACAAACCAAAGGTCTATGTCACCAGTGGAATACCCCTTCGCACGAGATCCATAAACTCTGTGATGGGAGATACTGTTACCAAAGCCGGAGGAGATTACGTGGCTAAGGATATAGTCAATGCAACAGCAACTATCAATCCTGAACAACTTGTTGCCTGGAATCCTGACATCATCATCATAGATCATGCTCCGGATCTCCCTGATCCAAGTGCCAGTTCAACATCAAACACCCCAAACGCTCAGGCAGTTAAGGAAGAGTTCATGTCAAAGCCTGAGTTCCAGAATATCAACGCTGTCAAGAATAATCAGGTATATATCTGTCCGATGGGTGCTTTCTTCTGGGATGCAGGCCAGCAGGGGATCCTTCAGCTTGAATGGATGGCTCATATTTTCCATCCCGAACTCTTCAAGGATCTGGATCTGAATAAAGAAGTAAAAGATTTCTATTCAAAATTCTTCAATTATGATCTCTCCGACGACCAGTTGAAGAGAATTATGAATCACGAACTTCCGGAGAATGCAAAAGATTACGGATATTAA
- a CDS encoding class I SAM-dependent methyltransferase, which yields MGMTEWNDFWDECLNKNQASFNNIHWSQRWNDDKSVQCFNTHSIKNQKNSRDLILKIKTEKSFRVLEIGPGTGPVTIPLSYAVEHITAIEPSCHMATVLKSNLETSHIGNVTIIQKRWEDIDPKVDLFGTYDLVLASHSLGMNDLQTALQKMNDVSSRFVYLFWFFQSSFLEHHYIKLWPDLHGKEYSPLPKADVICQILLQMGIKPDVDIYETENIYRYENMDEAVDDISKKFGVIDDNKKDIIIGFIQKNNKSKDNGIIITGRSTNAKIWWQKPDHQC from the coding sequence ATGGGTATGACAGAGTGGAATGATTTTTGGGATGAATGTTTAAACAAAAACCAGGCCTCTTTTAATAATATCCACTGGTCACAGCGATGGAATGATGATAAATCAGTACAATGTTTCAATACACACTCGATAAAAAACCAAAAAAACTCACGGGATTTGATCCTGAAGATCAAAACCGAGAAATCATTTCGAGTTCTTGAAATCGGGCCCGGAACTGGGCCTGTTACAATACCACTCTCATATGCTGTGGAGCATATCACCGCTATCGAACCATCCTGTCATATGGCTACAGTACTGAAAAGTAATCTGGAAACGTCTCATATCGGGAATGTTACAATTATTCAGAAACGGTGGGAGGATATTGATCCCAAGGTAGATCTATTTGGAACGTACGATCTGGTGCTTGCTTCACATTCATTGGGGATGAATGATCTGCAAACAGCCTTGCAAAAAATGAACGATGTTTCCTCACGATTTGTATACCTGTTCTGGTTTTTTCAGTCGTCATTTCTTGAGCACCATTATATCAAATTGTGGCCTGATCTTCATGGAAAGGAGTATTCTCCCTTGCCAAAGGCTGATGTGATATGTCAGATCCTTCTTCAAATGGGGATCAAACCGGATGTTGACATTTATGAGACAGAGAACATATACCGGTATGAGAACATGGATGAAGCAGTTGATGACATCTCTAAGAAATTTGGTGTTATCGATGATAACAAGAAAGATATCATAATTGGTTTTATTCAAAAGAACAACAAGTCAAAGGATAATGGGATTATTATAACCGGAAGATCAACAAATGCAAAAATCTGGTGGCAAAAGCCAGACCACCAATGTTAA
- a CDS encoding ABC transporter substrate-binding protein, giving the protein MEKRRTQKGKLNYFPLLSILAIFAIIILTAIPVSAIDTQSGDTRTVVDAMGNTVTIPKTVDKIVALYGACSAPYVLSGLGAGDKLIGGLCFKTPMQVKVQPEYDKLDTYKVQEYEGNIEELLKLKPDVVFGWYTLKNEKEMRDAGIPLVLLKSTNLSDEMKNIQIISEITGTQDTAKQLIDYFNDTVKMVKEKVSAIPQSEKKKVMVLSKVNPLKAMGADARDGDLIRKAGGKLVTDNMPGFTVDLNMEQLLNLDPDYIIVSPTGKTNYDDIVNNSSVWDNVRAKKEGHVYQAPIGVFYWDKSQIEPNLYLLWLTNLLYPDMISSETLKDEVIKYYKKFFNYDLTDDDYNAIMTHSR; this is encoded by the coding sequence ATGGAGAAAAGGAGAACCCAAAAAGGGAAATTAAATTACTTTCCTCTGCTGAGTATTCTCGCGATTTTTGCGATAATCATTCTGACAGCCATCCCCGTTAGTGCAATAGATACCCAGTCAGGGGATACAAGGACAGTTGTTGATGCGATGGGCAACACTGTGACCATACCCAAAACCGTAGATAAAATAGTTGCGTTATATGGTGCCTGTAGTGCTCCGTATGTATTATCAGGACTCGGTGCTGGTGATAAACTTATTGGTGGATTATGCTTTAAAACCCCGATGCAGGTAAAAGTTCAACCCGAATATGATAAACTGGATACGTATAAAGTCCAGGAATATGAGGGTAACATCGAAGAACTCCTGAAACTTAAACCTGATGTAGTATTCGGATGGTATACTCTAAAGAATGAGAAAGAGATGCGGGATGCCGGTATACCACTTGTCTTATTAAAATCCACCAACTTGAGCGATGAGATGAAAAACATTCAGATCATCTCTGAGATCACCGGTACTCAGGATACTGCAAAACAACTGATTGATTACTTCAATGATACCGTCAAGATGGTTAAAGAAAAGGTTTCAGCAATACCCCAGAGCGAAAAGAAAAAAGTCATGGTCCTTTCAAAAGTTAATCCATTAAAAGCTATGGGAGCTGATGCCAGAGATGGGGACCTGATTAGAAAGGCAGGGGGGAAGCTTGTCACCGATAATATGCCTGGATTTACCGTTGACCTGAATATGGAGCAACTTCTCAACCTTGATCCTGATTACATTATCGTGTCACCAACAGGAAAGACAAATTATGATGATATTGTAAACAACTCTTCAGTTTGGGATAATGTTCGTGCAAAGAAAGAAGGACATGTATATCAGGCACCAATTGGAGTATTTTATTGGGATAAATCACAGATTGAGCCGAATTTGTACCTGCTCTGGTTGACTAACCTGTTATACCCGGATATGATTAGCAGTGAGACTCTCAAAGATGAAGTCATAAAATATTACAAAAAATTCTTCAACTATGATCTCACCGATGATGATTATAATGCAATCATGACTCATAGCAGGTGA
- a CDS encoding acyl-CoA dehydratase activase, with amino-acid sequence MSSTVVAGVDIGSLTTKSVILSNGAIIGSYIIPTGIYPEKSGLEVLEKAMESIGCPGEKPTYTVATGYGRISAPYADETMTEITCHAKGAYSINQATRTVIDMGGQDCKIIRIDNTGNVSDFIMNDKCAAGTGRFLEVIASVFKVNLENLGPMALQAEEIVPISSTCTVFAESEVVSLLARGEKPENILRGVHHAIAHRVTGMTIRVGVDDAILFSGGVAKNEGMRSALADAFKKPVIVPNFDPQIIGALGAARIAEKRVSCDAS; translated from the coding sequence ATGAGCAGTACAGTAGTAGCCGGAGTTGATATCGGATCACTCACCACAAAATCGGTGATATTATCGAATGGAGCAATTATTGGATCATACATAATTCCAACCGGGATATATCCGGAAAAAAGTGGTTTAGAAGTACTTGAAAAAGCCATGGAATCAATAGGCTGTCCAGGAGAAAAACCTACATATACTGTGGCAACCGGTTATGGAAGAATATCAGCACCCTATGCAGACGAGACTATGACAGAGATTACCTGTCATGCAAAAGGAGCATACTCAATTAACCAGGCAACAAGAACAGTCATAGACATGGGTGGCCAGGATTGTAAAATCATCAGGATAGACAATACCGGAAATGTCTCTGATTTTATTATGAATGACAAATGTGCCGCAGGAACTGGCCGATTTCTTGAGGTTATTGCATCAGTATTTAAAGTAAATCTTGAAAATCTCGGACCTATGGCACTACAAGCCGAAGAGATCGTGCCGATCAGTAGTACCTGCACAGTTTTTGCAGAATCGGAAGTTGTATCATTGCTGGCAAGAGGAGAAAAGCCGGAGAATATCCTTCGGGGTGTTCATCATGCAATTGCACATCGTGTAACCGGAATGACGATCCGGGTTGGTGTAGATGATGCGATTCTCTTCTCAGGTGGAGTTGCAAAGAATGAAGGGATGAGGAGCGCTTTGGCAGATGCCTTTAAAAAACCAGTAATAGTTCCGAACTTTGATCCCCAGATTATCGGTGCTCTTGGAGCTGCAAGAATTGCTGAAAAACGAGTCTCCTGTGATGCATCATGA
- a CDS encoding 2-hydroxyacyl-CoA dehydratase family protein — MTLSTLEKIRDAVNQRPGILESEKNNGKIVVGWFGYFIPEEIIHALGMIPVRLGRGGDERLVELGARYISSQNCAFIRASMGMFADDSDPYLRNADVVAFDNACMQIFRLGEVSKYYFKKKTLFIGVPRNPYSVASQKYFRHEFENFTRNLELLAQRKLDPLDLADSVDLFQNIRDVTKKIVQSLLISNFPLSWKEVTEVIHAGYYLDKRDYLSLLQELFSEIESSTKETAQKPQEIRIILSGSVVAPGDHKIVDLIEQMKGTIVRDDLWSGLNPSLQMHIEHPSVSSIADAYLNRIPHYTLPCIEKDDDFRFEHLKSTVLETRAQGVIYHTIRYCDSATFKTTGLKNRLRNVGIPLLEIHTEYSDSDVEAIRTRVEAFFEILKMQNESGVRA, encoded by the coding sequence ATGACCCTCTCAACGCTTGAAAAAATTCGGGATGCTGTAAATCAAAGGCCGGGTATACTTGAGAGTGAAAAAAATAACGGAAAGATAGTTGTTGGATGGTTCGGATATTTTATCCCCGAAGAAATAATCCATGCTCTGGGTATGATACCTGTTCGTCTCGGTAGAGGAGGGGACGAACGATTAGTGGAGTTAGGAGCACGGTACATATCATCTCAAAATTGTGCCTTTATTCGTGCATCCATGGGGATGTTTGCAGATGATTCAGACCCATATTTACGGAACGCAGATGTCGTCGCCTTTGATAATGCCTGCATGCAGATATTCCGGTTGGGTGAGGTTTCTAAGTATTATTTCAAGAAAAAAACTCTGTTTATCGGCGTTCCCAGAAACCCGTACTCAGTAGCGTCTCAGAAATATTTCAGACACGAATTTGAAAATTTTACCAGAAATCTTGAACTTCTTGCCCAAAGAAAACTAGACCCGCTAGACCTGGCAGATTCTGTAGATCTCTTTCAAAACATCCGTGATGTAACAAAGAAGATAGTTCAGTCCCTTCTTATATCCAATTTTCCACTCAGCTGGAAAGAGGTGACTGAGGTTATTCATGCAGGATACTACCTAGATAAGAGAGATTATCTCTCTCTTTTACAGGAATTGTTCAGTGAGATTGAATCAAGCACTAAGGAGACGGCACAAAAACCACAGGAGATCAGGATTATCCTGTCTGGAAGTGTAGTTGCACCCGGGGATCACAAGATCGTTGATCTGATCGAACAGATGAAAGGGACTATTGTGAGGGATGATCTCTGGTCAGGCTTGAATCCTTCCTTACAGATGCATATAGAACATCCTTCTGTATCCAGTATTGCAGATGCATACCTGAACAGGATACCCCACTACACTCTTCCTTGTATTGAGAAAGATGATGATTTCAGGTTCGAACATCTGAAATCCACAGTACTTGAGACCAGAGCTCAAGGGGTCATATATCACACCATTAGGTACTGTGATTCAGCAACATTCAAGACAACTGGGTTAAAAAACCGCTTGAGAAATGTTGGAATCCCCCTGCTTGAGATCCACACCGAATATTCTGATTCAGATGTTGAAGCGATCAGAACAAGAGTGGAAGCATTTTTTGAGATTCTGAAGATGCAAAATGAGTCAGGAGTACGGGCATGA
- a CDS encoding 2-hydroxyacyl-CoA dehydratase family protein → MSVEYPPFIYPEEIKPLILETDDILFSDGTRVTPEEIWHFMTVTGPKRFPFAFSTNPAFGHQLSRDVTLISGIRRNYLGMTGIDRLRKFVRTGTPLILVQGGITSDIYQVAGCISVGPMFLRGWIMSSQEGRVYKNANLTGASILEEARQNLTFECCNLIANVALLKTHDLPIAGIAPCLCSRCSDMAYAVEAYRSETDKIPTVLIDYPTNHEDTTWRTEYLKEGLHSLVNQLEKITGNEVTDDDLREEIKIQNTARSLVRECEQIWWSGKVPPTNSIDGGFAHLGMMGAFDFPVANQVLKETRDEIHSRVKDGVKGYGLVDDPARLFVCGSCVMPNPNFVDKKGGVLVGSDDVWSSICMDVKESGDPYENLATAYASLPYERSTEERAKWTVEQVKASRSDGVVFMYNWGCNYQSAIAGMITDIIKEDTGLPAITIEVGELTRMESLEQSHNRIESFIEMLR, encoded by the coding sequence ATGAGTGTTGAATATCCCCCTTTCATCTATCCTGAAGAGATTAAACCATTAATCCTTGAAACTGATGATATCCTCTTCTCTGACGGGACCAGAGTAACGCCTGAAGAGATCTGGCATTTTATGACAGTTACCGGACCTAAACGATTTCCATTTGCATTCTCTACCAATCCAGCCTTTGGCCATCAGTTATCTCGGGATGTTACCTTAATCAGTGGAATTAGAAGGAACTATCTGGGAATGACCGGAATCGATCGTCTTCGGAAATTTGTTCGAACCGGTACTCCCCTTATTCTGGTTCAGGGAGGCATTACTTCAGATATTTATCAGGTTGCGGGATGTATCTCTGTAGGTCCGATGTTTTTAAGGGGATGGATTATGAGTTCTCAGGAGGGGAGGGTTTATAAGAATGCAAACCTCACCGGAGCTTCAATTCTTGAGGAGGCCAGGCAGAACCTGACATTTGAATGTTGTAATCTCATAGCGAATGTAGCTCTTTTGAAAACACATGACCTTCCTATCGCTGGCATTGCACCATGTCTCTGCTCACGATGCTCAGATATGGCATATGCAGTTGAGGCTTATCGCAGCGAAACAGATAAAATTCCAACTGTTTTAATTGATTATCCCACAAATCATGAAGATACTACATGGAGAACTGAATACCTCAAGGAAGGACTTCATTCACTTGTGAACCAGTTAGAGAAAATTACTGGAAATGAAGTCACCGATGATGATCTTCGTGAAGAGATAAAAATTCAAAATACTGCACGTTCTCTTGTCAGAGAATGCGAACAGATCTGGTGGAGCGGAAAAGTGCCACCTACAAATAGTATAGATGGCGGATTTGCTCATCTCGGAATGATGGGGGCATTTGATTTTCCAGTGGCAAATCAGGTCCTGAAAGAGACCCGGGATGAAATACATTCCAGAGTAAAAGACGGGGTTAAGGGATATGGGCTTGTTGATGATCCAGCACGGCTGTTTGTCTGTGGATCATGCGTTATGCCAAATCCTAATTTTGTGGATAAAAAAGGCGGTGTTCTCGTGGGGAGTGATGATGTGTGGAGCTCTATCTGCATGGATGTAAAGGAAAGTGGTGATCCATATGAGAACCTGGCAACAGCATATGCTTCACTCCCATACGAACGCTCAACAGAAGAACGAGCAAAGTGGACTGTAGAACAGGTAAAAGCATCCCGCTCTGATGGAGTTGTATTTATGTACAACTGGGGTTGTAATTACCAGAGCGCCATAGCAGGAATGATTACTGATATAATTAAGGAAGATACGGGATTGCCGGCCATTACGATTGAAGTGGGAGAACTGACCCGGATGGAGTCATTAGAACAGTCCCATAACCGGATTGAATCATTTATTGAGATGCTTAGATAA
- a CDS encoding ABC transporter substrate-binding protein, with protein sequence MSQQRTQFWFSVVIIATLLMSCTVCVATASGSTKMITDMAGRQVTVPETINAAIGTAPPVTVMTYIIAPDKLVGFNSNYNSSKYLPDKYKNLPNIGGTQGQSKLNAESFFKYNPDVILNGQVISPFKDANSIDDIQNQLNPVPVIVVGDITNISNFAPGMTFLGQLYNNPEKAEEFNTFYENIYKKVSEKTASIPESERKKVYYAEGPEGLMTDPASSNHAQPLNVCNGINVADIEWTNMVGRTPVSIEQIMKWNPEVIIAADKQFYNKVFSDPNWAEIKAVKDKQVYLVPSDPFNWYDRSPGVNIVMGIPWTAKILYPDKFTDMDLKALTKEFYTQFYHYDMTDQEADDLLSASGIKA encoded by the coding sequence ATGAGTCAACAAAGAACGCAATTCTGGTTTAGTGTTGTAATAATTGCAACACTCCTGATGAGTTGTACGGTCTGCGTAGCAACGGCATCAGGATCCACGAAGATGATCACTGATATGGCTGGTCGTCAGGTAACTGTTCCAGAAACCATTAATGCGGCAATCGGAACAGCCCCCCCTGTTACTGTAATGACGTATATCATTGCACCGGATAAATTAGTCGGATTTAATTCAAACTATAATAGTTCGAAATACCTCCCTGATAAGTATAAAAATCTTCCAAATATTGGAGGAACCCAGGGGCAGTCAAAATTGAATGCAGAGAGTTTTTTTAAGTATAATCCTGATGTGATATTAAACGGTCAGGTTATTTCTCCATTTAAGGATGCAAACAGTATTGATGACATTCAGAACCAGTTGAATCCAGTTCCGGTTATTGTTGTTGGAGATATCACAAATATCAGCAATTTTGCTCCAGGCATGACATTTTTAGGACAACTGTACAACAATCCTGAAAAAGCAGAGGAATTCAACACATTCTATGAGAATATTTACAAAAAAGTAAGTGAAAAAACAGCATCTATTCCAGAGTCAGAACGAAAGAAGGTATACTATGCCGAAGGACCGGAAGGCCTGATGACTGATCCTGCAAGTTCGAATCATGCCCAACCCCTGAATGTGTGCAATGGAATTAATGTTGCAGATATTGAATGGACAAATATGGTTGGCAGAACTCCAGTTTCCATTGAACAGATCATGAAATGGAATCCGGAAGTAATTATTGCAGCAGACAAACAGTTCTACAACAAAGTTTTTTCTGATCCGAACTGGGCAGAGATCAAGGCAGTCAAGGATAAACAGGTTTATCTGGTTCCAAGTGATCCGTTCAACTGGTATGACCGATCTCCAGGTGTAAATATTGTTATGGGTATTCCGTGGACCGCGAAGATATTGTATCCTGATAAATTTACAGATATGGATCTTAAGGCCCTGACAAAGGAGTTTTACACCCAGTTCTATCATTATGACATGACCGATCAGGAAGCAGATGATCTTCTCTCAGCTTCAGGAATAAAAGCCTAA
- a CDS encoding molybdopterin molybdotransferase MoeA, with protein MISIPNNDANNKLISLKEAQKIILESFPSCDSSICIPASDAAGRILAKPVYSTRTNPPLLLCGPDGIAVKSEMTTGASETNQIELEAPRVNTGTPMPEGFDAVIPIEEVIQNSEGKYKIHTQMTAFQNTVPRGVDIGEGDMVMDTDHYLIPYDVGALLTYGIREIEVKNWKIGLIASGDEIVPPNKNPLPGQIIDSNSYMISAYLKQYGITSVLAPIVSDDPGRIKEEILQLSKKCDIILLFGGSSAGSKDFAVEALKQSGTLLFHGVGMGPGKPASLAKIYDTPVFGMPGPSIASLTALYQLVYPLLKQWGVPIPPDTYIKGEITQPVASFDGFDFFMMVNITQSNGKNLISPVERRFGQMMGVRADAVLHKKVGTQDLQIGDEVEVRMLRPDFTR; from the coding sequence GTGATTTCCATTCCTAACAATGACGCAAATAATAAGTTGATCTCACTGAAAGAAGCGCAAAAAATCATATTGGAATCGTTTCCTTCTTGTGACTCTTCAATTTGTATCCCCGCTTCTGATGCCGCAGGACGTATTTTAGCCAAACCCGTATATTCCACTCGTACCAATCCTCCACTCCTTCTCTGTGGACCCGACGGTATCGCAGTAAAAAGTGAGATGACAACTGGTGCGAGCGAAACTAACCAGATTGAACTTGAGGCTCCCCGGGTCAACACCGGTACACCAATGCCTGAAGGATTTGATGCAGTCATTCCAATTGAAGAGGTTATTCAAAATTCAGAAGGTAAGTACAAAATACATACTCAAATGACTGCATTTCAGAATACAGTTCCAAGAGGAGTAGACATTGGAGAAGGAGACATGGTCATGGATACAGATCACTACCTGATTCCATATGACGTTGGTGCTCTTCTTACCTATGGAATCAGGGAGATTGAGGTAAAAAACTGGAAGATAGGGCTCATCGCTTCTGGTGATGAAATCGTCCCTCCAAATAAAAATCCATTACCAGGTCAGATCATTGACAGTAACTCATATATGATCTCTGCATATCTGAAACAATATGGAATCACTTCAGTCCTTGCACCAATTGTCTCTGATGATCCAGGTAGAATAAAAGAGGAGATTCTACAGTTAAGTAAAAAATGCGACATAATCCTGTTATTTGGAGGTTCATCAGCCGGTTCAAAAGATTTTGCTGTTGAAGCTTTGAAACAGAGTGGAACTCTCCTGTTTCATGGTGTTGGAATGGGCCCAGGAAAACCAGCATCCCTTGCAAAAATATATGATACGCCAGTATTTGGTATGCCAGGCCCATCCATTGCATCCCTGACTGCATTATATCAACTGGTCTATCCACTGCTAAAGCAGTGGGGAGTCCCAATACCTCCAGATACATATATTAAAGGAGAGATAACGCAACCAGTTGCCTCTTTTGATGGATTTGACTTCTTTATGATGGTAAATATAACCCAGAGTAATGGAAAGAACCTGATTTCTCCTGTTGAAAGAAGGTTTGGACAGATGATGGGTGTGAGAGCTGATGCTGTGCTTCATAAAAAAGTTGGAACACAAGATCTTCAGATCGGAGATGAAGTTGAAGTTCGAATGCTTCGGCCTGATTTCACCCGTTAA
- a CDS encoding iron ABC transporter permease: MIWSLFIGRYEVEPGNVLKILFSPIIPMEHTWSSAEETIIFQVRLPRIIAALLVGASLSMAGAAYQGLFKNPLVSPDILGVSSGAGFGAACAILLSLSTWFIQISAFLGGITAVITTYLLSRLYKSGQILVLVLSGVIVSSFFGALLSITKYVADPYEKLPTIVFWLMGSLSSARYIDIMSIAPAMFLGGVVLLLIRWRINLLALGTDEARTLGIDITQITRIIVLCATLLTAAAVCISGIIGWVGLVVPHLARMITGPDYSRLLPMTIVMGASYLLIMDDISRTLISTEIPLGILTALLGAPFFAFLLWRRKTGWV; the protein is encoded by the coding sequence ATGATATGGTCTCTTTTTATTGGCCGCTATGAAGTTGAACCAGGGAACGTCTTGAAAATTTTATTTTCTCCCATAATCCCCATGGAGCATACCTGGTCGAGTGCAGAGGAGACAATCATCTTTCAGGTACGTCTTCCCCGGATCATCGCCGCGTTACTTGTAGGTGCATCCCTTTCAATGGCCGGTGCAGCATACCAGGGACTTTTCAAAAACCCACTTGTATCGCCTGACATCTTGGGTGTTTCATCAGGTGCAGGATTTGGAGCAGCATGTGCAATTTTGCTATCCTTATCGACCTGGTTTATTCAGATATCTGCGTTTTTAGGTGGAATAACTGCGGTCATTACAACCTATCTTTTAAGCAGGTTATATAAATCTGGCCAGATTCTGGTACTGGTGTTATCAGGTGTGATAGTCTCATCATTTTTTGGAGCACTCCTCTCAATCACAAAATATGTTGCTGATCCGTACGAAAAACTGCCAACCATTGTGTTCTGGCTCATGGGCAGCCTTTCTTCAGCAAGATATATTGATATAATGTCCATTGCCCCGGCAATGTTCCTGGGAGGTGTTGTTCTTCTACTTATTCGGTGGAGAATAAATCTTCTGGCTCTCGGAACTGATGAAGCAAGAACTCTTGGAATTGATATTACACAGATCACCCGAATCATAGTACTGTGTGCGACACTCCTTACCGCAGCAGCAGTATGCATCAGTGGTATCATTGGATGGGTTGGACTTGTAGTACCCCATCTTGCCAGAATGATAACCGGTCCAGACTATTCCCGTCTTCTTCCGATGACAATAGTCATGGGAGCTTCATACCTCCTGATAATGGATGATATCTCCCGGACCCTGATCAGCACAGAGATTCCACTTGGCATACTTACTGCCCTGCTTGGTGCCCCGTTCTTTGCATTCTTACTCTGGAGGAGGAAAACCGGATGGGTATAA
- a CDS encoding ABC transporter ATP-binding protein yields MGITLSAHNLKFSWNSQRNVFSDVSFNLKPGELFCILGPNGTGKSTLLRCLINLLDINQGSVEIDRVDIREMERQDLARKLAFVPQRWDVSFPYTVIDYVVMGRAPFISAFSSPSDDDVRMAIDAIQEVGIFHLLEKSVSEISGGEHQLALIARALAQQPEILLLDEPTSHLDFGNQMQVLSLIERLRDRGISIIMTSHFPDHAFIVSDQVGIMREGSFSMIGTAEEVITSEALGTTYHVDVRVEFIEVAGRKVCIPVRYKAGCNCSTESLLDQYYRECQEHAGLCKNCGFC; encoded by the coding sequence ATGGGTATAACATTAAGTGCTCATAATCTGAAATTCAGCTGGAACAGTCAAAGAAACGTCTTTTCTGATGTTTCTTTCAACTTAAAGCCTGGCGAATTATTCTGCATACTGGGACCGAATGGCACTGGAAAATCGACTCTTCTCAGGTGCCTAATCAATCTCCTTGATATTAATCAGGGATCTGTGGAGATTGACCGGGTTGACATAAGAGAGATGGAACGTCAGGATCTGGCCAGAAAACTGGCGTTCGTTCCACAACGATGGGATGTCTCATTTCCATACACAGTCATTGATTATGTCGTCATGGGACGTGCACCATTCATCTCTGCTTTTTCCTCACCTTCTGATGATGATGTGAGGATGGCAATTGATGCGATACAGGAGGTCGGCATCTTTCATCTTCTGGAAAAATCTGTAAGTGAGATCAGTGGAGGAGAACATCAGCTCGCTCTCATCGCTCGTGCACTCGCCCAGCAGCCTGAGATTCTGCTCCTTGATGAACCGACATCACATCTGGACTTTGGCAATCAGATGCAGGTTCTCTCACTTATCGAACGTCTTCGTGACAGGGGGATCAGTATCATAATGACATCTCACTTCCCTGACCATGCGTTCATTGTTTCTGATCAGGTAGGAATCATGAGAGAAGGATCTTTCTCTATGATCGGTACTGCCGAAGAGGTGATAACAAGTGAAGCTCTTGGAACAACCTACCATGTGGATGTGAGGGTAGAGTTTATTGAGGTTGCAGGAAGAAAAGTTTGTATCCCAGTACGGTACAAGGCAGGCTGTAACTGCTCTACTGAATCATTACTTGACCAGTATTACAGGGAATGTCAGGAACATGCCGGTCTCTGTAAAAACTGTGGATTCTGCTAA